The Borrelia puertoricensis genome includes the window AGAGTGCAAATTCAAAAGGGATGATGTAGAGATGCGGCTTGTATCCAAACATAAAATCAGTAAAAGATACCTAATCCAAGTAAAAGAGTGCAGTAATAACGATGCAACTTACATAAATGCACTGATTAATCTAGAGAGAGCAATAATTGAATACAAAAGTGAATACAACATTGAAGATATCTTACAGCATTTCTTAAAACAGTTTAGCAATAGGTATAAATACAAGGTATGGATGATGATGAAGCGAAGAGATGGCATAGTTAGTGATTATGAGCTTATATGGGAAGGTAGATTTAGGGATTGGTACCCAAATAAGTACAAGAGCAATTACATGCCTAAAGAGACTTATGGAGAGCATATACAAGTTAAGCATAACTCATCTGTTGTTAAAGGGATGCGTGATAAACATTTAAGTCTTAAGGGAAGAGAGAAAATAGAGAAGCAATCGGAAGAAAAACGAAGACTTGAGAAAAAGAGAAGAGAAGAATATTTAAGTAAGTTGTTTGAACGTGAAGCTATGGAGAGAAAAGAGCGTTTAAGAAGAGCTCGTGAAGAGAATGCTTGTCTTAGAGAACAAGCTAGGGCAAGTATGTTTGCTACTTTAGAGAAAAGCAGGGCAGGGAATATGGGAGTTGACACGGAAAACAAAATAAATAATTTAAAGCCCTACAATAGAGCTTGCAGTCTATCAGGACCGGTGGGCCCGGTAGTGCTTAATAGAAATTTTGAAGGATTTAAGACTACTAAGGGTCTATCTATATCTAATTTAGGAACTTTAGTTTTATCAGAAGAGGATAACCTGAAGTTTAGGTGAAAGAGGAGATATGTCATGAAATTTAGTTTAAAATATTTAGTAAGAAGGCTATACATCAAACGCCATAGGTTTTGGGAAATTTATATGAGCGATGAAGTACAGTCTAAGAAGGGCGATAAGAGTATAATTAATTTTCCAATACTTAATTCAGAAGATATTGACTACGCGTATGTATATGGGTACGTTAAAGATTGGATAGGAGTAAAATATAGAGAGACCCTTGATATAACGATTTGGAAAGTAGGCAATGATGATTATTATTGTGAAACTAAGCGGGGAGCGTTGATGAATAATATATTGGATATGTTTTATGAAGATTATAAGGAAATGTTACTTAAAAAATTAGAACAAAGGGAAGTTGTTAGTGTAACTGAGGAGGTTGTTAAGGGGGGGCTTGAGGATGTTACGAGTGAGGTA containing:
- a CDS encoding plasmid maintenance protein, which encodes MDSIPKETKKFKSQDKIKLILNNLIESNKDKTSSDIKEICVSQVKSLIIRALNKYDRLIKIYWIINAKNKNYKKSSGIEEYSASDIYNIVSKLLENDGHKKVCRRTFERDLRLLNESGLIKSKIRKFGKNKGSISHYIQNMELDHIHKEIILEYLKEDLKEKLKNKKIVGDFDKDYKNTTFNYRNLERLNILPKLSQHNNISQMSHVGNPAVFNKANISYINNKNSKELLLEKTVSIKPKVRECKFKRDDVEMRLVSKHKISKRYLIQVKECSNNDATYINALINLERAIIEYKSEYNIEDILQHFLKQFSNRYKYKVWMMMKRRDGIVSDYELIWEGRFRDWYPNKYKSNYMPKETYGEHIQVKHNSSVVKGMRDKHLSLKGREKIEKQSEEKRRLEKKRREEYLSKLFEREAMERKERLRRAREENACLREQARASMFATLEKSRAGNMGVDTENKINNLKPYNRACSLSGPVGPVVLNRNFEGFKTTKGLSISNLGTLVLSEEDNLKFR